In Devosia beringensis, a single window of DNA contains:
- a CDS encoding ABC transporter permease subunit, translating to MSQTQVTPAPVKENFGAGFREFWHYFAVNRGAVIGLVVFALLVLVAIFAPLIAPHSPDQQYRDAILTPPIWDALGDPRFLLGTDPVGRDMLSRLIHGARYSLFIGLFVVVGAASVGVILGVLAGYFGGWVDAMIMRVMDIILAFPSLLLALVLVAILGPGLFNAMVAIAIVLQPHFARLVRAAVMAEKSREYVTAAKLSGASHFRLMLITILPNCLGPLIVQATLSFSNAILDAAALGFLGMGAQPPTPEWGTMLATAREFILRAPWVVTFPGLAILITVLAINLIGDGMRDALDPKLKRS from the coding sequence ATGAGCCAGACCCAAGTCACCCCCGCGCCCGTCAAAGAAAATTTCGGCGCCGGTTTTCGCGAATTCTGGCATTATTTTGCCGTCAACCGCGGTGCGGTCATCGGGCTGGTGGTATTTGCGCTGCTCGTCCTGGTCGCCATCTTCGCGCCCCTGATCGCGCCGCACTCGCCCGACCAGCAATACCGTGACGCCATCCTGACGCCGCCCATCTGGGACGCGCTGGGGGATCCGCGCTTCCTGCTCGGCACCGACCCGGTCGGCCGCGACATGCTCAGCCGGTTGATCCATGGCGCCCGCTATTCCCTGTTCATCGGCCTTTTCGTGGTGGTCGGCGCCGCCTCTGTCGGCGTCATCCTGGGCGTGCTGGCCGGCTATTTCGGCGGCTGGGTCGACGCCATGATCATGCGCGTCATGGACATCATCCTGGCCTTCCCCTCGCTGCTGCTGGCGCTCGTGCTGGTCGCCATTCTGGGGCCAGGCCTGTTCAACGCCATGGTGGCCATCGCCATTGTCCTGCAGCCGCACTTTGCCAGACTGGTGCGCGCCGCCGTCATGGCCGAAAAGAGCCGTGAATATGTGACGGCCGCCAAACTGTCCGGCGCCAGCCACTTCCGGCTGATGCTGATCACCATCCTGCCCAACTGCCTGGGCCCGCTGATCGTCCAGGCGACGCTGAGCTTTTCCAATGCCATTCTCGATGCCGCTGCGCTCGGCTTTCTCGGCATGGGCGCCCAGCCACCCACCCCCGAATGGGGCACCATGCTGGCGACGGCCCGCGAATTCATCCTGCGCGCCCCCTGGGTGGTGACCTTTCCGGGTCTGGCCATCCTGATCACCGTGCTCGCCATCAACCTGATCGGCGACGGCATGCGGGACGCACTCGATCCCAAACTCAAGAGGAGCTGA
- a CDS encoding ABC transporter ATP-binding protein, protein MALLEIRNLTVSFDTSIGLFKAVDGIDISVDAREVLAIVGESGSGKSVAMLAVMGLLPSTATVTADKMEFEGLDLLTMSAADKRRIIGKDIAMIFQEPVASLNPCFTIGFQIEEVLGMHLGLHGRAARDRAVELLRLVGINDGADRLGAFPHQLSGGQCQRVMIAMAISCNPKLLIADEPTTALDVTIQKQILDLLVRLQAEHGMGLIMITHDMGVVAETADRVIVQYKGRKMEEADVLSLFEAPQSNYTRALLSALPENAVGDRLPTVSDFVFEPAPGVH, encoded by the coding sequence ATGGCCCTGCTTGAAATCCGCAATCTGACTGTCTCCTTCGATACCTCCATCGGCCTGTTCAAGGCTGTCGATGGCATCGATATCTCCGTCGACGCCCGCGAAGTGCTGGCCATTGTCGGGGAATCCGGTTCCGGCAAGTCCGTGGCCATGCTGGCGGTGATGGGGCTGCTGCCCTCGACCGCCACCGTCACCGCCGACAAGATGGAATTTGAAGGCCTCGACCTGCTCACCATGAGCGCTGCCGACAAGCGCAGGATCATCGGCAAGGATATTGCCATGATCTTCCAGGAGCCCGTGGCGAGCCTGAACCCCTGCTTCACCATCGGCTTCCAGATCGAGGAAGTGCTGGGCATGCATCTGGGCCTGCACGGCCGGGCCGCCCGCGACCGGGCCGTGGAACTGCTCAGGCTGGTCGGCATCAACGATGGTGCCGATCGCCTCGGCGCCTTCCCCCACCAGCTGAGCGGTGGCCAGTGCCAGCGCGTCATGATCGCCATGGCGATTTCCTGCAATCCCAAGCTGCTGATCGCCGACGAGCCGACCACCGCGCTCGACGTGACCATCCAGAAGCAGATCCTTGATCTGCTGGTGCGGCTGCAGGCCGAGCATGGCATGGGCCTGATCATGATCACCCATGACATGGGCGTGGTGGCCGAGACGGCCGATCGCGTCATCGTCCAGTACAAGGGCCGCAAGATGGAGGAGGCCGACGTGCTCTCCCTGTTCGAAGCCCCTCAATCCAACTACACGCGGGCCCTGCTGTCGGCGCTGCCGGAAAACGCCGTGGGCGATCGCCTGCCCACCGTTTCCGACTTCGTCTTCGAACCGGCGCCGGGAGTACACTGA
- a CDS encoding Gfo/Idh/MocA family protein, translated as MAKRKIAVIGVGKIAQDQHLPVIENSQDFEVAATVSTRGLAHNGLPVFKTPAELYAAMPEIGLVSICTPPGIRHQYVREALDAGKDVMMEKPPTTTISELDDLIAHAGRLDRVLYQTWHSQYNPAVDRAKAILAEQGVTAARIDWRESVRKWHPGQDWVWEPGGFGVCDPGINALSIFTKVMPYPVFVAASKLTFPANRQTPIDAEITFKSGQAHQPALSAGFNWLEENGEIWTIRFETGTGDVVRLEGGGRTLRVNDEVVLQHGDGEYAAMYDHFADLLDRHQTDVDAAPLRLMADVFLMGARVNGPDFEW; from the coding sequence ATGGCCAAACGCAAGATCGCCGTCATTGGCGTGGGCAAGATAGCGCAGGACCAGCACCTGCCGGTGATCGAGAATTCGCAGGATTTCGAGGTGGCCGCGACCGTCTCGACCCGCGGGCTGGCCCATAACGGCCTGCCCGTGTTCAAGACACCCGCCGAGCTCTATGCCGCCATGCCCGAGATCGGTCTCGTGTCGATCTGCACCCCGCCCGGCATCCGCCATCAATATGTCCGCGAGGCACTCGATGCCGGCAAGGACGTGATGATGGAAAAGCCCCCCACCACCACCATTTCCGAGCTCGACGACCTGATCGCCCATGCCGGCCGGCTCGATCGCGTGCTCTACCAGACCTGGCACAGCCAGTATAATCCGGCCGTCGACCGGGCCAAGGCGATCCTGGCCGAGCAGGGCGTCACGGCCGCGCGCATCGATTGGCGCGAAAGCGTGCGCAAATGGCATCCCGGCCAGGACTGGGTGTGGGAGCCGGGCGGCTTCGGCGTCTGCGATCCCGGCATCAATGCCCTCTCGATCTTCACCAAGGTCATGCCCTATCCGGTCTTCGTCGCGGCCAGCAAGCTGACCTTCCCGGCCAATCGGCAGACCCCCATCGACGCCGAGATCACCTTCAAGTCCGGCCAGGCGCACCAGCCGGCTTTGTCGGCGGGCTTCAACTGGCTCGAGGAGAATGGCGAGATCTGGACCATCCGCTTCGAGACCGGCACGGGTGATGTCGTCCGGCTCGAGGGCGGCGGGCGCACGCTGCGCGTCAATGATGAGGTCGTGCTGCAGCATGGCGATGGCGAATATGCCGCCATGTACGACCACTTTGCCGATCTGCTCGACCGGCACCAAACCGATGTCGACGCCGCGCCGCTGCGGCTGATGGCCGACGTCTTCCTGATGGGCGCCCGCGTGAACGGGCCCGATTTCGAGTGGTAG
- a CDS encoding ABC transporter ATP-binding protein, whose amino-acid sequence MATPVLEVRNLTRDYVSSGGFLRPAKVVHAVKGVNFTLAKGKTLAVVGESGCGKSTLARMITLIDPATAGDIVIDGVPVDTRHVSREMRQKVQIVFQNPYGSLNPRQKIGDVLAEPLLLNTKMSAAERRDKAMAMLTKVGLAPEHFNRYPHMFSGGQRQRIAIARALMLNPSFLVLDEPVSALDLSVQAQILNLLKDLQDEFGLTYVFISHDLSVVRYIADEVMVMYYGDVVEHGSRQAVFDNPQHDYTKTLFAATPKSDVASIRRRVEAKAALSA is encoded by the coding sequence ATGGCCACGCCCGTCCTCGAAGTCCGCAACCTCACGCGCGACTATGTCTCTTCCGGCGGCTTCCTGCGCCCGGCCAAGGTGGTGCATGCCGTCAAGGGCGTGAACTTCACCCTGGCCAAGGGCAAGACGCTGGCCGTGGTCGGCGAAAGCGGCTGCGGCAAGTCCACGCTGGCCCGCATGATCACGCTGATCGATCCAGCCACCGCTGGCGATATCGTGATCGATGGCGTCCCGGTCGACACCAGGCATGTCAGTCGCGAAATGCGCCAGAAGGTGCAGATCGTCTTCCAGAACCCCTACGGCTCGCTCAATCCGCGCCAGAAGATCGGCGATGTGCTGGCCGAGCCGCTGCTGCTCAATACCAAGATGTCGGCCGCCGAGCGACGCGACAAGGCCATGGCCATGCTGACCAAGGTCGGCCTCGCCCCCGAGCACTTCAACCGCTACCCGCATATGTTCTCGGGCGGCCAGCGCCAGCGCATCGCCATCGCCCGGGCGCTGATGCTCAATCCGAGCTTTCTCGTGCTCGACGAACCGGTCTCGGCGCTCGACCTGTCGGTCCAGGCGCAGATCCTCAACCTGCTCAAGGACCTGCAGGACGAGTTTGGCCTGACCTATGTCTTCATCAGCCATGATCTCAGCGTCGTGCGCTACATCGCTGACGAGGTGATGGTGATGTATTATGGCGACGTCGTCGAGCATGGCAGCCGCCAGGCCGTCTTCGACAATCCCCAGCACGACTATACCAAGACGCTGTTTGCGGCGACGCCCAAGTCGGACGTGGCCTCCATTCGTCGCCGCGTCGAGGCCAAGGCCGCGCTTTCGGCATGA
- a CDS encoding ABC transporter substrate-binding protein, whose protein sequence is MKLMKTLLTATAIMALAAGAAQAKQLVYCSEASPAHFDPGPLTGGNDFDASSHTIYSRLVEFAPGGTEVTPALAESWEVSADGLEITFKLRPGTKFQTTDYFTPTRDLNASDVIFTFERQWKEDNAWYAYLEGMTWDYFQGMDMPKYLKEIVAVDDLTVKFVLNEPNAPMLANLAMDFASIVSKEYADKLEAEGNMAAFSTQPIGNGPFQFVDYQLDTVIRYAAFPDYWDGKQPIDDLVFAITTDQSVRAQRLLAGECDIMPYPAPADIATLQADPNLTVMEQEGLNIGYMSYNVTEAPFDNVKVRKALTMAIDKAAIIEAVYQGAGQDAKNLIPPTMWSYDDTTEADKYDPEAAKALLAEAGVTELTTDLWAMPVSRPYNPNAQRVAELIQADWAAVGVTANIVTYEWTEYRERGKQPDRKGPFQIGWTGDNGDPDNFFATLFSCSAIGVSNYSNWCNEDFEALIQEAKTTPDQAKRTELYTKAQEIFKAEEPAMTLAHSRVFMPMKKTVTGYAMSPLGNHSFKGVDIAE, encoded by the coding sequence ATGAAATTGATGAAGACGCTGCTCACAGCGACGGCCATTATGGCGCTCGCTGCCGGCGCCGCCCAGGCCAAACAGCTGGTCTATTGCTCGGAAGCTTCCCCTGCCCATTTCGATCCCGGTCCGCTGACTGGCGGCAATGACTTCGACGCGAGCTCGCACACGATCTATAGCCGTCTGGTCGAATTTGCTCCCGGCGGTACCGAAGTGACCCCCGCCCTGGCCGAAAGCTGGGAAGTCTCGGCCGATGGCCTCGAGATCACCTTCAAGCTGCGTCCGGGCACCAAGTTCCAGACCACAGACTATTTTACCCCCACCCGCGACCTCAATGCTTCTGACGTGATCTTCACGTTCGAGCGTCAGTGGAAGGAAGACAACGCCTGGTACGCCTATCTCGAAGGCATGACCTGGGACTACTTCCAGGGCATGGACATGCCCAAGTACCTCAAGGAAATCGTTGCCGTTGACGACCTGACGGTCAAGTTCGTGCTGAACGAACCAAACGCACCGATGCTGGCCAACCTGGCGATGGATTTCGCCTCGATCGTCTCCAAGGAATATGCCGACAAGCTCGAAGCTGAAGGCAATATGGCGGCGTTCTCGACCCAGCCGATCGGCAATGGTCCGTTCCAGTTCGTCGACTACCAGCTCGATACCGTCATCCGTTATGCCGCCTTCCCCGACTACTGGGATGGCAAGCAGCCCATCGATGACCTGGTTTTCGCCATCACCACCGACCAGTCGGTCCGTGCCCAGCGCCTGCTGGCCGGCGAATGCGATATCATGCCCTATCCGGCGCCTGCCGATATCGCCACGCTCCAGGCCGATCCCAACCTGACCGTCATGGAACAGGAAGGCCTCAATATCGGCTACATGTCCTACAACGTGACCGAAGCCCCGTTCGACAACGTCAAGGTCCGCAAGGCCCTGACCATGGCGATCGACAAGGCTGCGATCATCGAGGCCGTGTACCAGGGTGCCGGCCAGGACGCCAAGAACCTGATCCCGCCGACCATGTGGTCCTATGACGACACCACGGAAGCCGACAAGTATGATCCGGAAGCTGCCAAGGCCCTGCTGGCCGAAGCCGGCGTGACCGAGCTGACCACCGACCTGTGGGCCATGCCCGTCTCGCGTCCATACAATCCCAACGCCCAGCGCGTTGCCGAACTGATCCAGGCTGACTGGGCCGCTGTCGGCGTCACCGCCAATATCGTCACCTACGAATGGACTGAATACCGCGAGCGCGGCAAGCAGCCCGACCGCAAGGGTCCGTTCCAGATCGGCTGGACCGGCGACAATGGTGATCCGGACAACTTCTTCGCCACCCTGTTCTCGTGCTCGGCCATCGGCGTGTCCAACTACTCCAACTGGTGCAACGAGGACTTCGAAGCCCTGATCCAGGAAGCCAAGACCACCCCGGATCAGGCCAAGCGCACCGAGCTCTACACCAAGGCCCAGGAAATCTTCAAAGCTGAAGAGCCCGCCATGACCCTCGCTCATTCGCGCGTGTTCATGCCCATGAAGAAGACCGTCACCGGCTATGCCATGAGCCCTCTGGGCAACCATAGCTTCAAGGGCGTCGACATCGCCGAGTAA
- a CDS encoding aldo/keto reductase, translating into MDRRPLGRSELVIEPLVLGGNVFGWTVDEAEGFKILDAYVDAGFTAIDTAEGYPNWVPGNPPGMSETIIGKWMKARGNREALHIFTKVNSANKPGGLSAQAIHDGVEASLARLQTDYIDLYFSHWPDPETSHEETLGAYDPLVRSGRVRVLGASNYSAQMVRDAQQTAIVKTLPRYDVLQPRFNLYDRAEFAALADVVAEQELGTVVYYSLAAGFLTGKYRSKADLGKSPRGGGAEKYLDAKGLAILAALDTVAAAHDATPAEVSLAWLVAQKGVSAPIASATSVEQVQSLAKGVRLKLADDELKLLTDAGQ; encoded by the coding sequence ATGGACCGCCGACCGCTCGGACGCAGTGAACTTGTCATCGAACCGCTGGTGCTGGGGGGCAATGTCTTCGGCTGGACCGTGGATGAGGCCGAAGGCTTCAAGATACTCGACGCCTATGTCGATGCCGGCTTTACCGCCATCGATACGGCCGAAGGCTATCCCAACTGGGTGCCCGGCAATCCGCCCGGCATGAGCGAGACGATCATCGGCAAGTGGATGAAGGCGCGCGGCAATCGCGAGGCGCTGCATATCTTCACCAAGGTCAATTCGGCCAACAAGCCGGGCGGGCTCAGCGCCCAGGCCATCCATGACGGCGTCGAAGCCTCGCTGGCGCGGCTGCAGACCGACTATATCGACCTCTATTTCAGCCACTGGCCGGATCCGGAGACCAGCCATGAAGAAACGCTCGGCGCCTATGATCCGCTGGTCCGCTCGGGCCGGGTGCGGGTGCTCGGCGCCTCCAACTATAGCGCGCAGATGGTCCGCGACGCCCAGCAGACTGCCATCGTCAAGACGCTACCGCGCTATGATGTGCTGCAGCCACGCTTCAATCTCTATGACCGCGCCGAATTCGCGGCCCTGGCCGATGTGGTGGCCGAACAGGAGCTCGGCACGGTGGTCTATTACAGCCTCGCCGCCGGCTTTCTGACCGGCAAGTATCGCAGCAAGGCCGATCTCGGCAAATCGCCGCGCGGCGGCGGGGCGGAGAAATATCTCGACGCCAAGGGTCTGGCCATCCTGGCCGCGCTCGACACCGTCGCGGCGGCCCATGACGCCACCCCGGCCGAAGTGTCGCTAGCCTGGTTGGTGGCCCAGAAGGGCGTCAGCGCCCCGATCGCCTCGGCTACATCGGTCGAACAGGTGCAGAGCCTCGCCAAAGGCGTGCGGCTCAAGCTGGCCGATGACGAGCTCAAACTGCTGACCGACGCTGGTCAGTAA
- a CDS encoding YihY/virulence factor BrkB family protein: protein MTDDNQSQRALQSDRGRHAFTPSAIPWRGWKDIVYRLYVGFNENRILLTAAGVSFFLLLALAPSLSLFVSLYGLLNNPAGVVEQLNLLVGIVPDGGLDIVREQLVRLTTEDERSLGITLLVSLAIALWGAGAGIKALFEAMNVVYGEQEKRNFFAVNLLALIFLLGGLVLTIVMLSVVLVLPVVLSLLWLSRYDWIVQLGAYAVLLAFLLLAVSALYRWGPSRQEARWRWVTPGSAFAALGIMAASVLFSWYAANFSNYSATYGSLGAVVGMLTWIWLSVTIIILGGSLNSEIEHQTAEDSTTGAAQPLGERGAFVADTVGERWPARGGGTVSEAPPAEQPPEPTGSAT from the coding sequence ATGACCGATGACAACCAATCCCAGCGCGCCCTGCAGTCCGATCGCGGGCGCCACGCCTTTACGCCGTCCGCCATCCCCTGGCGGGGCTGGAAGGACATCGTCTATCGCCTCTATGTCGGCTTCAACGAGAACCGCATTCTGCTGACGGCCGCCGGCGTCAGCTTCTTCCTGCTGCTGGCGCTGGCCCCCTCGCTCAGTCTCTTCGTCTCGCTCTATGGCCTGCTCAACAATCCCGCCGGCGTGGTCGAGCAGCTCAACCTGCTCGTCGGCATCGTGCCCGATGGTGGCCTCGATATCGTGCGCGAGCAATTGGTGCGGCTGACCACCGAGGACGAACGCTCGCTGGGGATCACCCTGCTGGTGTCGCTCGCCATTGCCCTCTGGGGCGCCGGCGCGGGCATCAAGGCACTGTTTGAGGCCATGAATGTGGTCTATGGCGAGCAGGAAAAGCGCAACTTCTTTGCCGTCAACCTGCTGGCGCTGATCTTCCTGCTCGGTGGCCTGGTGCTCACCATCGTCATGCTCAGCGTCGTGCTGGTGCTGCCGGTGGTGCTCAGCCTGCTCTGGCTGTCGCGCTATGACTGGATCGTGCAGCTGGGCGCCTATGCCGTGCTGCTGGCCTTCCTGCTGCTGGCGGTGTCGGCGCTCTATCGCTGGGGCCCGAGCCGGCAGGAGGCGCGCTGGCGCTGGGTGACGCCGGGCAGTGCCTTTGCCGCTTTGGGCATCATGGCCGCCTCGGTGCTGTTTTCCTGGTACGCCGCCAATTTTTCCAACTACAGCGCCACCTATGGCTCGCTCGGCGCCGTGGTCGGCATGCTGACCTGGATCTGGCTGTCGGTCACCATCATCATTCTGGGCGGCTCGCTCAATTCCGAGATCGAGCACCAGACCGCCGAGGATTCCACCACCGGGGCGGCCCAGCCGCTCGGCGAACGCGGTGCCTTCGTCGCCGACACGGTGGGCGAACGCTGGCCGGCGCGAGGCGGCGGCACCGTGTCCGAGGCGCCGCCGGCCGAGCAACCGCCAGAACCGACCGGCAGCGCCACCTGA
- a CDS encoding VOC family protein, producing MTKTIATMTLVVADYDAAITFYRDRLGFAVLADTDMGGGKRWVVIGPADGAGARLLLAKADGPVQDKAVGNQTGGRVMGFIETDDFARSHADMVAQGVTFLEAPRHEPYGWVAVFADLYGNKWDLIEPEN from the coding sequence ATGACAAAGACCATTGCCACAATGACCCTGGTGGTCGCCGACTATGATGCCGCGATCACTTTTTATCGTGACCGGCTGGGCTTTGCCGTGCTGGCCGATACCGACATGGGCGGCGGCAAACGCTGGGTCGTGATCGGGCCGGCCGACGGCGCCGGCGCCCGGCTGCTGCTGGCCAAAGCCGATGGCCCCGTGCAGGACAAGGCCGTGGGCAACCAGACCGGCGGCCGGGTGATGGGCTTTATCGAAACCGACGACTTTGCCCGCAGCCATGCCGACATGGTCGCGCAGGGCGTCACCTTCCTCGAAGCGCCGCGGCATGAGCCCTATGGCTGGGTGGCCGTGTTTGCAGACCTCTATGGAAACAAATGGGATCTCATCGAACCCGAAAACTGA
- a CDS encoding ABC transporter permease subunit: MLNYILRRIALIVPTVIGISLCAFFFVRVLPGDPILAMAGQHGVTPERYEILREQFGYNLPIWQQYLNYLGSVLQGNFGISLATKRPVLTEFMTLFPATIELALVAMIFAIVVGIPAGIFAAVKRGSWFDQVTMGVALTGYSMPIFWWGLLLIIFFSGYLGWTPVSGRISLTFFLRPITGFMLVDTLLYGNWPAFVSALRHLILPAVVLGTIPLAVIARQTRSAMLEVLGEDYVRTARAKGLSPQRVVNVHALRNALIPVITTIGLQVGLLLGGAILTETIFSWPGIGKWMIDSISKRDYVVVQSGLLLIALIVMAVNLLVDVLYAVINPRIRVK, translated from the coding sequence ATGTTGAATTACATTCTGCGCAGAATTGCGCTGATCGTGCCGACCGTCATCGGCATTTCCCTCTGCGCCTTCTTTTTTGTCCGCGTGCTGCCGGGCGACCCGATCCTGGCCATGGCCGGACAACACGGCGTCACGCCTGAGCGCTACGAAATCCTGCGCGAGCAGTTCGGCTACAACCTGCCGATCTGGCAGCAATATCTCAATTACCTGGGCTCCGTGCTGCAGGGCAATTTCGGCATCTCGCTGGCCACCAAGCGCCCGGTGCTGACCGAGTTCATGACGCTGTTCCCCGCCACCATCGAACTGGCCCTCGTGGCCATGATCTTTGCCATCGTCGTCGGCATTCCCGCCGGCATCTTCGCGGCGGTCAAGCGCGGCTCCTGGTTCGATCAGGTCACCATGGGCGTGGCGCTCACCGGCTATTCGATGCCCATCTTCTGGTGGGGCCTGCTGCTGATCATCTTCTTTTCCGGCTATCTGGGCTGGACGCCGGTCTCGGGGCGCATCTCGCTGACCTTCTTCCTGCGGCCCATTACCGGCTTCATGCTGGTCGATACCCTGCTCTATGGCAACTGGCCCGCCTTCGTCTCGGCGCTGCGCCACCTGATCCTCCCGGCGGTCGTGCTGGGCACCATCCCACTGGCCGTTATCGCCCGCCAGACCCGGTCGGCCATGCTCGAAGTGCTGGGCGAGGATTATGTCCGCACCGCGCGGGCCAAGGGCCTGTCGCCACAGCGCGTGGTCAACGTTCACGCCTTGCGCAATGCGCTGATCCCGGTGATCACCACCATCGGCCTGCAGGTCGGCCTGCTGCTCGGCGGCGCCATCCTCACCGAAACCATCTTCTCCTGGCCGGGCATCGGCAAGTGGATGATCGATTCAATCTCCAAGCGCGACTATGTCGTGGTGCAGTCGGGCCTGTTGCTCATTGCGCTCATCGTCATGGCCGTCAACCTGCTCGTCGATGTGCTCTATGCCGTCATCAATCCGCGCATCAGGGTGAAATAA
- a CDS encoding Gfo/Idh/MocA family protein, with product MSDEQGRFAIGVIGAGMGAKPHGLALQSLADSIAVLGVYRRNRAELESFCTTYGFPAAESYEALLADPRLDAVLVLTPPNAREEIVAAAARAGKHVLLEKPVERSVAAAERIVGLCDAANVTLGVIFQHRFRRASRFLAEAIADGRYGRLETVHLVVPWWRPQQGYYDQPGRGTLAQDGGGVLITQAIHSLDLMLSLCGPVEAVTAMARTTRLHQMETEDFVTAGLDFANGAVGAMMATTANFPGGPESLTLNFADAAATLTAGNLTVRLRNGDIITEGEASEGGGGADPMAFPFDWHAAQIAEFADAVRHGRQPVSTGHSALHVHRLIEALLASSRDGKRVSV from the coding sequence ATGGGGGCCAAACCGCATGGCCTGGCGCTGCAATCGCTGGCCGACAGCATCGCCGTGCTGGGCGTCTATCGCCGCAACCGGGCCGAGCTCGAGAGCTTCTGCACCACCTATGGTTTCCCTGCCGCCGAGAGCTACGAGGCCCTTCTGGCCGATCCGCGGCTCGACGCCGTGCTGGTGCTGACGCCGCCCAATGCGCGCGAGGAGATCGTCGCCGCCGCGGCCCGGGCCGGCAAGCATGTGCTGCTGGAAAAGCCAGTTGAACGCAGCGTGGCCGCCGCCGAGCGCATCGTCGGGCTGTGCGACGCCGCCAATGTCACGCTGGGCGTCATCTTCCAGCACCGCTTCCGCCGCGCCTCGCGCTTCCTGGCCGAAGCCATTGCCGACGGGCGCTATGGCCGGCTCGAGACCGTGCATCTGGTGGTGCCATGGTGGCGGCCGCAACAGGGCTATTACGACCAGCCCGGCCGCGGCACGCTGGCCCAGGATGGCGGCGGGGTGCTGATCACCCAGGCCATTCACTCGCTCGACCTGATGCTCAGCCTCTGCGGACCCGTCGAGGCGGTGACCGCCATGGCCCGGACGACCCGGCTGCACCAGATGGAGACCGAGGACTTCGTGACGGCCGGGCTCGACTTCGCCAATGGCGCGGTCGGGGCGATGATGGCGACCACCGCCAATTTCCCCGGCGGGCCGGAAAGCCTGACGCTGAACTTCGCCGATGCCGCAGCCACGCTGACCGCCGGCAACCTGACGGTGCGCCTGCGCAATGGCGACATCATCACCGAGGGCGAGGCCAGCGAGGGCGGCGGCGGTGCCGACCCGATGGCATTCCCCTTCGACTGGCATGCCGCCCAGATCGCCGAGTTCGCCGACGCCGTCCGCCATGGCCGGCAGCCGGTCTCGACCGGCCATAGCGCGCTGCATGTGCACCGCCTGATCGAGGCGCTGCTGGCCTCCTCGCGCGACGGCAAGCGCGTCAGCGTCTAG